In a single window of the Schistocerca americana isolate TAMUIC-IGC-003095 chromosome X, iqSchAmer2.1, whole genome shotgun sequence genome:
- the LOC124556063 gene encoding mucin-5AC-like has translation MESKSKKGEKIENKDDKPELAWVETVLGEMKNEFNKQLSFASYKTDYGSKKNSASSVSTKKLDTRKAESAKGANNERKRSAPSHKSGGSKSSTGKSVHSKPSTSKTNNTKQHSKQVVIVKPLPVKQATTKSTSSSPVAERVSKNASTRKSAVLSGTDTSSKGYTKKQDRITTAPSATTTKRGAPSTESADKKNDKKCDVNMGGNHLSGIKQNVCKAVRDKLTVAPVVAAVFNTGDKMSVESSTTVIPETTRTKAITVSDMIRSNSRTVTTSISNTAAASKSTLRATSTTRHAAAAAAAAAAAAAAAAPTTTTAPTTTTTTTAITTSANKGAVATSTINVLNTGTSSDGCATFISTGIATAPCIQAPDWNHCPLTGCQCDHPYRCLHCHNHHHHHHS, from the exons ATGGAGAGCAAATCTAAGAAAGGGGAAAAGATAGAAAATAAGGACGATAAGCCGGAATTAGCATGGGTGGAAACAGTGCTTGGTGAAATGAAAAATGAATTCAATAAGCAGTTATCGTTTGCTAGCTACAAAACGGATTATGGTTCCAAGAAAAACAGTGCCAGTAGTGTGTCGACGAAGAAGCTCGATACACGGAAAGCAGAATCTGCAAAAGGTGCAAACAATGAACGTAAAAGATCTGCTCCATCTCACAAATCTGGTGGTTCGAAATCCTCAACAGGAAAGTCTGTTCACAGTAAACCTAGTACTTCAAAAACTAATAATACTAAACAGCATTCCAAACAAGTTGTAATTGTGAAGCCGCTTCCTGTGAAGCAGGCAACTACAAAATCAACAAGCAGCAGTCCTGTAGCGGAAAGAGTGAGTAAAAATGCCAGCACCAGGAAGTCTGCTGTGCTTTCAGGTACAGATACCTCTAGCAAGGGGTATACCAAGAAACAGGATAGAATCACTACTGCCCCCAGTGCTACAACAACAAAACGTGGAGCACCATCCACAGAATCAGCTGACAAGAAAAATGATAAGAAATGTGATGTAAACATGGGTGGCAATCATCTTTCTGGTATAAAACAGAATGTTTGTAAAGCAGTTAGAGACAAGCTGACTGTAGCACCTGTAGTAGCGGCTGTTTTTAATACTGGGGATAAGATGTCTGTTGAGAGCTCCACCACTGTCATTCCTGAGACCACCAGAACTAAAGCAATCACAGTTAGTGATATGATTCGTTCTAACAGCAGAACTGTTACCACTTCAATCTCTAATACAGCTGCAGCCTCCAAATCCACCTTAAGAGCAACCTCAACTACCcgccatgctgctgctgctgctgctgctgccgccgccgctgccgccgccgccgcccccaccaccaccaccgcccccaccaccaccaccacaaccactgcTATTACAACTTCTGCCAATAAGGGTGCTGTCGCAACCAGCACTATTAATGTGCTCAACACTGGTACCTCTAGTGATGGCTGTGCCACCTTCATCAGTACAGGCATTGCCACTGCACCTTGTATACAAGCCCCT GACTGGAACCACTGCCCTCTTACTGGTTGCCAGTGCGACCATCCCTACCGTTGTCTCCACTGCcacaaccaccatcaccaccaccactcgtAA